AGTTATCCTCTGGAAATAAATCTAGATATTCCGCCATTAAGTCGGCTGCTTTATTATACATTTCTCTTTGGAAAGGGATATGAGCTCTGATTTTGTAAATGGATTTACTTGCTTTTCCTGCTTTTACTAGTTCTTCAATGATTGCTTCGGCTTCTACGTATTTGCCGCTCTTGTAGAGTTCTTCTGCCTTTACTTCTTCTTCTGTGTATTCTACAAATAGATATGGATTTTTGTATTCAATGCGAAGAAGACTATAATCATCTATCAGTTCTCCTTTCTTTTGTGTGATTGCAAATATCTTTTCTAGATCTGCTCCTGCGCTTTCTACTGTTTCAAGAAATAGATTTTCGTCTTCATTGATAACTCTTCCACCTTTTTCATCTAGACCGAGTTTAATATCATCTCTTCCGTCAGAGCCTAGTATGATAACATCTGAGTCTTCTAACTTAAATGTATTTACTTGAAAGTCGCCCGAATGCTCTGCCGTCATGATTCCAATTTTTCGTAAATTGAGTTCTTTCTCTATGAAAGAAGCTTTGTTGTCACGATAGAGAACGCAAAATGGGTGTTCTGCGTTGATATAATATAAAAATCCTTTTTCGTTATCTATTAGCCCCATTACCACAGAAATCATCATAGAGCCATCGAATGATTCGAATACACTTTGCAGTTCCTGGAATGCAACTTTGAGCCATCTTTCTGGAAATACAGTTTCTTTGGTTGAGAATAATCTTGCTCTAGAGAGAATTGATTTGAACACAACGCCTAATACGAGTGCACCACCGGCACCTTGAATTGATTTTCCCATTGCATCCCCATTTACGAATGCAGTGTATTTCTTCCCTTTTAAATAAATACTTTCTGAAATACAAATGTCTCCACCGATTTCATGAATTCTACTTTTGAATTCGAATTTCTTTTTCTGGTGAATTAGAATTTTGAGATCTAGTCTCTCATCGCTTGCTCTGTTAGAAGCGAGTGGATTGATAATCAGAGTAGTCAAGAAATAATCTCCGTCTTGTTGCTCCTTGAGTAGTTTGACTTGGGTGAGAGTTTCTTGTAATTCACGAGTTCTTTGTTCCACTTTATCTTCTAATGTCTTATTTAGATTTTCCACTGTCTCATGTAGATTGAGAAATCGATTGGCTAGAATTCCTACAATGCCTACTATAAAAGAAAAAAATCCGAATCGTGTTAAAATTAAACCCGTCTTAAAAAAGATAGAATCTAAAACATCAAAGATGGCAGCACTTATCATAATAAAGAGACCAACCATCAATCGCTTTGCTGAGTCTGATTTTTTCTTAATAGCAACTCGGAACACGTAGATCAAAAACAGGGCAGACACTAAAGCACTGATTTGCCAAGCTCTTAGTATATAGACGATTTGAGTCTGGGGGATAAATGGTGTTAGGCAGAATAAGATTGCGCTATATACGATGTATCCTTTAAAATACCTACCGATTCTTTCAAAGAAAAGTAATTCTAGAAAGATTCCAAGGGAAAGCGGAATAAAATATACAGACATGAGTTCAATTCTATATCCAATGGTTGAAT
This Leptospiraceae bacterium DNA region includes the following protein-coding sequences:
- a CDS encoding SpoIIE family protein phosphatase → MKQNLLQFVLHFIIFAFLLTVSPLLSLERIDLVKICDSSNTCNTRSWEITDSFSEEYLKPELKKENWKPILKFPVAVQSIYPQTQSMDFTMRLEFNITEDYRKEEVISGLYLDAIGDAYSIYLNGRLVGKEGKVENGKVILSRYGNHLKYPLNFSYFKEGKNVLVFHIQGNPKFNLTGLFRANGYYLDEYDKIVIESRDRTGIILIFLYLFFGAYHLFLYLKRRHEKYNLAFSVLSLSAFIYLVGRTGLFFEYGLDSTIGYRIELMSVYFIPLSLGIFLELLFFERIGRYFKGYIVYSAILFCLTPFIPQTQIVYILRAWQISALVSALFLIYVFRVAIKKKSDSAKRLMVGLFIMISAAIFDVLDSIFFKTGLILTRFGFFSFIVGIVGILANRFLNLHETVENLNKTLEDKVEQRTRELQETLTQVKLLKEQQDGDYFLTTLIINPLASNRASDERLDLKILIHQKKKFEFKSRIHEIGGDICISESIYLKGKKYTAFVNGDAMGKSIQGAGGALVLGVVFKSILSRARLFSTKETVFPERWLKVAFQELQSVFESFDGSMMISVVMGLIDNEKGFLYYINAEHPFCVLYRDNKASFIEKELNLRKIGIMTAEHSGDFQVNTFKLEDSDVIILGSDGRDDIKLGLDEKGGRVINEDENLFLETVESAGADLEKIFAITQKKGELIDDYSLLRIEYKNPYLFVEYTEEEVKAEELYKSGKYVEAEAIIEELVKAGKASKSIYKIRAHIPFQREMYNKAADLMAEYLDLFPEDNSVLLQTANSYKLSNRLDLAADYAERLKLREPRNLQNLILLAEIYFDLKAFGRAKKILDNASALDSENQKIKDLRFKLNQI